TTCAATCTGAGTTAACTCATGTTTGACCCCCACGCTTTCAGGAGCGTGCGCAGTCACTCAATGATGACTACGCTCATCATTTGTCGCCGCGCCGATATGCACCTTATATGAGCTGATCCAGTCGGTGGCGATTTCATGCTGAGCTTGCGCTAAGGATATTTTCCCATGACACACCAAGGCATGCAGCCTGTTCTCTAATTTGTCTTTTGCATAACTACCCCAACCGCCGATCACATGATGCGGCTCTGGCCAGAGGTTTTGAGGGGAGTTGGGCGAACCGCCCAACTCCAAACTGATGAGGTGATCTTCCTCGTAGTCATATAAACGGGTATCGCTGTAGCCATATTCTCTGATTTGTGCGCGCTTTAGCTTTTAGGTGTACGCCTCTTTGGGACGAATTGACTTGGTGTAGCCACCACGGCGACAAATCGTCACATCAAGGTTTTGTTGGGTTACAGCCGTATTGATGGCGCCAGGCGTTAATTTTGGGTTTGGCGTGGCCTGAGATGCGCGTGCTACGGCCGCATAACGACCATCGGCCTGTATGCCATCGGCGTTGGCTCCACCACCCTGCCCTATTGACTGATTTTGCTCATGCTGGCGCTGATAGTCATTTATCACCCTTTCGCCCTCGTGCGCCGCGATGGCACCCGCTGCATAACCTGCGGCATGTTCAGCGATATGGCCAAAAAAACTGGCATGAGCTGTAGGGGATAAAACCACCATGAGCAATCCGGTCATCACTGCGTTTTTATTCATAGATAATTCTCAGATTAATACTTTTGGATTAATGGGTGGATAATTTCCCCCATCAACCCTTTGATACATTGGTATCATACATTAACGTGATACCGATTTTTGGCGTCGATTATTAATTTCAATATCTACCTGTTTTCTCACTTCTGGGTTTTGCTGCATGATTTTCGTGGCTTTGAGTTGATCGTTCCAATCTTTTCCCATCGCAGGTTTTAATCGGGTTGCATCGGGATTCACCTCCAAAACCCGTTGATGGTAATTATCACCGGCTTTATCTAAATCGAATGCGGATTGGATTTTCAAACCGTTATTAGTTTGTTCAAGCACATGAGCCTGGAGCTTTTCACGCGATGAGCCAGTTATAGAAACCACAGAAAAATTTCGCTCTTTGTTTTTATAAGCCATTTCGGCATAACTCACGGCATCGATGGCGGATTCCACATAAACCACGCGCTCAGGTTTGCCGATGTTGAGCGTCCAGAATCCCTTTT
This region of Halothiobacillus neapolitanus c2 genomic DNA includes:
- a CDS encoding toprim domain-containing protein, which produces MKDYLVEDRKLSAGWVDRLFEQRKVFAGVSQQGFVNACFALDNGSIEQRGLSEKPFHGVAGEKGFWTLNIGKPERVVYVESAIDAVSYAEMAYKNKERNFSVVSITGSSREKLQAHVLEQTNNGLKIQSAFDLDKAGDNYHQRVLEVNPDATRLKPAMGKDWNDQLKATKIMQQNPEVRKQVDIEINNRRQKSVSR